The segment AAGGGATTCTTCGCTGTCGGTCGGTACCGATATAAAGGTAACTTCGCGTTGCGTAGCTGTCGGATGAGCACTACGAGtggttatattattattaaaacagttgTTAAAATACTGAACGCAGCCTTCCTTAGGtatacaacataatttaaaaatatgaacgaACTTACTAATCAATGAACATTTTACcgttatatagataataactAATCCTAtcatagtatataatatataataaaaccaacTCAAGGTCTTTTCATATAAGGTTTTAGTTCGGTGATGTTTGCCTATCTCATTtgcttctttatataattcgtCCAAACTAGAACTAgctgtttttaacaaattaatatctaagtGAGGTGTTTTACCAATGTTTAACAATTGAAGCtctgaaatattaacattacttTCTTTGATATCTTCGCATAATTTGTTTGTACTAAGATTAACGTTAGGAATAAAATCTTTGTCAATGGTATCGATTATGCTTATAGTTTGGGtatgtaataatacattatcCGAAATGGCATCACATTCCGGGGATAGTTTAACTAAACCAGTTAAAAGTAGTTGTGTTTGACGCGGCTTGTCGtctttacataaaatgtgAAGGGTCTCCTCCCGCGGCGCAGTATAAAGCCACGAGTTCGCAGATTGTAATTGATACCAGACAGTATTATGAATTTTCATTACACGGATATCGCATTCTTTCAATATGTTTTCTAATCTAGCGGATTTCAGTAGTTCCGATTCGCAAGTATGGACGGTCGAAATCTGGTACAATAGGTCCGTTTGTTTGCAAATCATTGCGTCGttaatctttttacattttgtgataTCTCGATCGGTTAAGTGTGTATACAATTGTTTGTCAGTTCTGAGTCCTATGTACGAGTGTAGCGGGTTTATGAATGCGTAAACGTTTTCTTCGTTCTGTTTGATCGGTAATGGAATCATATGGTATAATATGAAATCATTTTGTTCGATTAATGGAATTTCGAAAATGTAAACTAacctatgatttttataaaatatacttaaatcGCTAGCATCGATTAGGTTATTAAGTTGGCTAGGGTCTAAAGTTACAGGTAATCTTTTGTTGTTTGTCATATAATgtgaatcttttaaattattaaataattctctagGTGTAAGTATTTTCGGATGGAGTAATCCTCGGCGCGCTAGTAATATAGCATCGGTAAGTATTGTTAAATCTAGTTCAAATTCTAACATCAATTCGGCACATTCTAACAAATATGAATTCGTTTCGGTGTTTAATTGTAATGCGTTTAATTTTCCCgtgtttttgtaaatttcgTCGTTaagtttatacaaattaaaatcaatttcctcaaatttatgtttattttctgcAAAGGCAAGACTAAACTGATTAATCGTGGATCGCATAATGCtgatttgttttttgtataattctgTTAGCTGTTTTGAATTGTTATAGACGAGATCTATTTGTTCGTTATAGTAATTAGCATCGGATGAATCTAGtgtgcgaaataaaattttcgaaatttgtcCTACAAAGTCAAATACACCACGTTTGACTCTCGCTCCGCGGTTGTTGAAACGGATTTCGTCATCAAATCGTCCTACCATGTCGTTGATAGTTTCTCGCTctgtttttaatgttattaatcttCGTTTAATACGTTCTAATTCTTGTAGTCCTGAACATGTTATATTGTTTCCGTACATATGGTATCTGCTGTAACATAAGATTTCGATTTTCTCcgcgtaaaatttcaatattttttctttttcttccaatGGCGCAAGATTTACATAACTAATAAACTTCCAGTGGTCTCTAAAAATAAGAAGGTCGCCtaagttttcaaaatagaCTCCTGCCAGTCTCGTTAGTGGTTGGTTAGTAAAGGCTTCAAAAGACTCTGAACTAGTCATCATCGACATCAACATTCTGTAAAGGAAAATATgcgcgttttaatttattgacatGCAAGATTTGATTGCGTTTGCctcttttaatttcataatttacatcGTTCAGTCTACGTGTAATTTGGAATGGTCCGTCGTATTGATCAGACAATTTTTTACTGCCTGTTCTGACCGTTTCGTGTAATACATAAACGTATTCTCCCGGATCTAAAACTAatggttttattttcttatcgtaATATTCTTTTGCTGACTCTTTAgccttttgtaaattattcttagcGTTTTTTCTTAAGTAATTCAATCTATTCGTTAAATCTGCGAGAAATTCCTCATGAGTGATTCCTTGTCTCGGTTCTACAAGTACGGAAGGAAGTCGCGGTTTTCGTCCAAATACTAGTTCGTACGGAGATATTTTTGTTCCTTAATAAGCGGTATTATAAGAGAACATAGCGGCATCTAGAAATGAATcccaattattttgattttgattaatatatggTTTAAGGTATTCAGCTAATACGTGACGTGAGCGCTCTAATGCTCCATTTGACTGAGGGTGGTAAACGCTTGTTTTTACCTGTTTGATTTTAAAGATCTTTGCAATTCCTTTCATTAACTCTCCTGAAATGTTACTACCTTGATCGGACAACAATTCTTTAGGTGAACCAtaggtataaatatatttattgacgaTTTTATCAGCTATAGTCGTACTGTTTGTGTCTAGCAATGGATAAGCCGTGCAGAATTTCGTTAATTGATCCTGTGTGGTTAAGATGTATTTATGTCCTTCCTCTGTTTCCGGCAAAGGACCCACAATGTCGATCGCTACCTTTTCAAATGCCTCACTTGGAGTGTCAGTAATTAACATGAGTGCTCTTGTTTTTATTctaactaatttttatttttgacaatcatggcaagcttttatataattttttacgtctTGTTTTATACCATCCCATGAGTAGTATTGTTGTAttcgttttaaagtttttgttaCGCCTTTGTGACCTCCAATCGCTGAATTATGTAgttctgttaaaatattttgttttattattggatCAACAATTTCTTGTGTTAACGATTCTAATAGATATACTTTAATTGgtgtatctttaaatatatattttatcatttgagttatttttattttattgttagcgTCTCCTATAGGTGCTATCGAAATTATCGTTTGGTTATGTGcaattacatattcttttagtttaattaagcaattaaaaatatcttccatatttattggggtatttttattttcgcgtgTAACGAGATTTATTTCGATTAGatgcttctttttcttaattttaatatttcccgGTGCGAGCGTTATGTCTTCTGCTTTATTACCGTTTTTAGaaagtgaaattttaattttaggagAAGAGTTTACTTCTTTCACTAAAAGACCTTTTATGCTACCTGAAATTTGAGGGATTATATTATCTGTTTCCCACAATGAATCATTTAGTGcgtgttgtaaaaataagcTATAGCTCAAATTCGCATCGCTACTACCTGAAGCTTGTGTCTGAAAGGTCATTATTTGCGGATTTCTAGAGAGTGCATCTGCATTTGTATTTAGTTTTCCTTCTTTGTATacgactttataattatattcttctaattttaatcgcCAGCGCATTAGTCGGGATGATGGATCTTTAACATTAAAGAGCCAAGTTAACGGCTTGTGATccgtgataattttaaatggttTACCGTACAAGTAAGGTCGAAAATGTTTCACTGCCCAGACAATAGCTAAAAGTTCTTTTTCCGTTGTGTCGTAATTTCTTTCtgctttatttaatgttcgtgaagCGTAACCAATGGGAAAATCGCTGTCTATTTCACCTTGTGATAAGATTGCACCGATTCTTTCATCGCTTGCATCagtagttaataaaaattctttatcaaaatctggatattgtaaaataggtTCTCTCGATAGTAACTGTTttagtttttcataattaatttgttgcctCATTTCCCATTTAAATGGTACATTTTTTCTGAGGAGCGAAGTAAATGGTTCtgtaattttgctgaaatttttaataaacctaCGATAGTACCCTACAAgtcctaaaaattgttttacttgTTTATGATTTTTAGGAACTGGATATTGCtcaattgcttttattttttctgggTTAGGTTTAACTCCCTTATCTGATATTATATGGCctaaatatgttaattcgCGCTTAAAAAATTCACACTTGTCTGGCTGTAAGCTAAGACCAGCTTCTTTGATTCGTTCGAAAATTTggtgtaatttttgtttatgttCTTCTAAAGTTTGTGCGTATATAACGATATCGTCTAAATAAACAAAGCAAACATTTCCTTGTAGTCCGGTTAAAACGTTATCCATCAGGCGTTGAAAGGTCGCGGGGGCGTTCTTTAAACCGAatggcatttttttatactcgaaatGACCGTTAGGCGTGTTAAAGGCTGTTTTTACGGTGTCTTGCGGATCCATGGGAATTTGATGAAAGCCTGAGGCTAAATCGAAACACGAAAAATACCTGGCTTTGCCTAATTGATCTAAGATATCTGATATGTTAGGTAAAGGGTATGCATCTCCGACTGTTTTTTCATTTAGTTTACGGAAATCTATTACTAACCGCCATCGTTTGTTGCCATCAACGTCGGGTTTTTTCGGCACTACCCATAACGGTGAGTTATACGGTGAAACAGACGGTTGAATAATATCctgatctaataatttatttacctgatttttaatttcgtttttatgGATCGGTGGATATCTATATTGTTTTACGTTTATAGGGATGTTATCTGTCGTATTTATAGAGTGTGTGATTCTATTAGTACCTTTTAATTGATCTCCCggtaaatagaatatatcattaaaattttcgattataGGTTGTATTGactgtttttcttcttcatttaaaTGATCTAATCttaaattctgttttaataattttaatctttttgttacattatttgagATTACCGAGTCTATCTTATATGTAGGGCTGTCTCTCGGGCTCGTGGTAATATCCACTGGCTCTACATCGATCTCAGGTAACTCTAGTTCTACTTCTTTTTCAGTCGTGTTTGTCACGTATGTATACGTTTCTCCCGCGTGATTCACTTTTACTATGCTATTCATTAGAAAAACACCACGTTCTAACTCTTTGTGATCTATGAATGcattatcaatgttataatgttTCGTTTGTAACATCACAGGGCAAATACTTCTACTCGGTAACGTTATTCGATTACTAAATTCTAATGGGTATCTTTGATTATTGCTAATTATTACCGTTCGCGttttgaagtcaattttcgcGTTTTCTTGACGCAGATATGTAGAACCTATAATTCCTTGTTCCTTCAAAGGGAATTTACTGGGCACTACATGAAATTCGTGAACTCCCGTATTTGAATGTAAGTATGCAGTTCCGAGAGTTTGTTGCTTTTCTTCGGTTATGCCTTgaatttctactttttcatCGACATACACAAGTGTATCGCGCTCTAATGCGTTAGCTTTAATGATGTTAATATCAGCGCCTGTATCTAACAAGAATCTGTCTCCTGAATTTCTAAGTTCTTCGAATGAGATTGATATAAGATTTCTTGAGGTTGTTCTGATTGTATATGTTCTTGCTCTTGTTCTAGTGATTGAATCGGATGTGCGCGACTCGATATTTGGCCTTGACGTTGCGCGCTTTTCGCTTGGCCATGGTAGtttaaatgtgaattattaGTTGAATTATTAGGTAGGttgttagataaattattattacgttgaTAATTCGCTTGATTATATTGATTGGGTTGATTAAATCGGTTGGATTGATAGttagtgttaaaaaaattttggttaCTGTTAAATCTGCTCCCGTTCGGGTTATTATTCCGCGAAAAATTTTGCTCGCGTCTGACGTTATTATATTGGTTATTTTGCcaagaattttgattttcacGAGAGGCATTTTGTGAATCGTAACGTTTTTTCCTACATTCGTTTTCTGTGTGTCCTATTTTCCTGCAGTAATTACAAGTTATTCGCGATGTATCGTTGAATCTATTTTGTCTAAATCATTCTGAATGATAATTAGATGTTGTAATATACCTAGTTGCACTTTCTATTGCGTCTTCTAacgtgttaaatttttgtgataaaagaaGTTGTGCCGTTTGATTGTGTAATCCGCCTAAGAaatgagtaattaatttattcattgcaaAGAGTCTTAGTCCTGCTCTTGCTGTTGGATCAGGGTAATTAGAAATTGCAAGGATCATTTCAGAGTTTAATTTTCTGGTTCTAGTAGCATAATCTTCAATggattcatttcttttttgctgaagtttattaatttccacTTCCTAATGGTCAAAACTTTTGGAATTTCCGAATTCCTTTTTCtaatgctttgcataaatcatcaagattatttattgtatagatTGTTCTCACTAACGCGGCATCTCCCGTTAATTTAACTTGTAAGACCgatctaaagaaaaataacctaTCATCTGGCTCGACTAAGTCATTAACTCCTTTACAATCTGCTGTAAATTGCGtcactgaaatattttttccattaaaaacaGGTATGAGCGATAAACTATTACGGACGGGAAAATAGCTACTGTTACTCGTCGAGGATCTTCGACTTTCTAGATTTGTGCCAAAATGATCTACGCCTTGCGCTGACTCTACCGTTTCTGTTCGATCGTTCATATTGATTGTTTCTAGATTTGAGATTACGTGATTatgtttagaattattatcgctaaTATAACTAATCGACGAACTACTTTCCGAACTGTCTGTATTATAATGCGCTTTAGTGTCTCTAAAGTTTACAAAATTCATAGACTTACAGAAGTACGATGCGCAGCATATCTATGACGAGATGGTTTCACGCCGCTGGTAGATATAGATGAATTGATGATGATGACGTAGATGAGATGATGATGAGGGTTGACCTTTTTTGTGCTGGCCGTCCACGGAGTCTCGTTGTTGCTGTCCTTTTCCTTCGTTAGCTGCTGTGCTCGTCCAGGAGCGTCCTGATGCCTTTTTCCTCGGGGTAGGTTGTAAACTACGCGTCGTGGTTTTATCGGCTAACAGACAGGATCTCAGCAGGTTGATCGAAATGTGCTCCCGTTAATTTCGTCAGGATAGCACCAAGTTATGATTGACCTCGGTTCTTCTACTTGATAGTCTTGCTTGGCTACGAAGTTTTCTCGAATTCCGGGTCTCTAACTTTCTttcatttgatattaattaacagcaATCAGCTCaattatagcaaaaatttCCGCACTTTTACACACAAAcaatcccaccgctgccaccaattgttacgagcgtatagctacgtaatagattatttagaataagtcgggacacgtttgtggaaaaagtctttattcggtgttgctggtttgagctttgatcgagaactgaactggcgagaatgatcttcgtttaaggtgctgtaggaaaatcgtagcggcggaatgtttattggaaggaagcggttttgtcaaaaggaaaatatgcgtTAGGCATAGGGACAgcgtttatgtttattgcagtCATCGAAGGGTCATGTGTTTAGGATCAAGAAgcagtaaagataaaaaaggttcaaaggttcgaataaaaagagtaatataaGAAACTATAAGTTGCGGCACGTAACAGCAAACGCCTCACGTAAACACCCGTGTGTAGCGGTGAGTTGCGGCGCCCCTGCTTGTTTCTTGTACTCAACTCACGATACactaactattttcttttataatttaaaaattaagctcCGCACAAACTTTTGCCAAAGGAAAATATGTCCCTTTTAGGGACAtacggttattttgaatcaccctgtatacacaTTGTCctaagaaatagaaaagtctTCTTAATCTATATGCTGCAGATGTTAATGATATAGTTAGTTAAACATCTAAtacgcaataataatgtttaaaataaatttaataatattttttatatgatacaaGAAAAGTAATTGTGTGCTACTTTTATTACAGAGATGTAccaagtatcttgtctgcaaatgacacacTTGTAAACGACAGGCATGTAACAAGTATTTTATCTGCAAATgacacacttgtaaatgatATGTAACAAGTATCTTGTCTACAAATGACACCACATTTATGACCGACAAGTGTATGataagtatct is part of the Linepithema humile isolate Giens D197 chromosome 3, Lhum_UNIL_v1.0, whole genome shotgun sequence genome and harbors:
- the LOC136998843 gene encoding uncharacterized protein — encoded protein: MLMSMMTSSESFEAFTNQPLTRLAGVYFENLGDLLIFRDHWKFISYVNLAPLEEKEKILKFYAEKIEILCYSRYHMYGNNITCSGLQELERIKRRLITLKTERETINDMVGRFDDEIRFNNRGARVKRGVFDFVGQISKILFRTLDSSDANYYNEQIDLVYNNSKQLTELYKKQISIMRSTINQFSLAFAENKHKFEEIDFNLYKLNDEIYKNTGKLNALQLNTETNSYLLECAELMLEFELDLTILTDAILLARRGLLHPKILTPRELFNNLKDSHYMTNNKRLPVTLDPSQLNNLIDASDLSIFYKNHRLVYIFEIPLIEQNDFILYHMIPLPIKQNEENVYAFINPLHSYIGLRTDKQLYTHLTDRDITKCKKINDAMICKQTDLLYQISTVHTCESELLKSARLENILKECDIRVMKIHNTVWYQLQSANSWLYTAPREETLHILCKDDKPRQTQLLLTGLVKLSPECDAISDNVLLHTQTISIIDTIDKDFIPNVNLSTNKLCEDIKESNVNISELQLLNIGKTPHLDINLLKTASSSLDELYKEANEIGKHHRTKTLYEKTLSWFYYILYTMIGLVIIYITVKCSLISKFVHIFKLCCIPKEGCVQYFNNCFNNNITTRSAHPTATQREVTFISVPTDSEESLRIEREGHGTNNEIRRSRSRNNRLSRLERV